The following are encoded in a window of Halosolutus halophilus genomic DNA:
- a CDS encoding acyl-CoA thioesterase, producing the protein MTETDRDADGPGFQPVFENRVRFAETDQQGIVFYGEYFTFQDETVSEFFREIGYTFQDMVDRGWQTHVANTELNYYEAAEFGDVVVNEMRVVEFGTASFTSEYRARRRDDGQLLADGTVTHVAVDLETEETTRVPDAFRDAVAEFQGGLETIE; encoded by the coding sequence ATGACGGAGACGGACCGCGACGCCGACGGGCCCGGCTTTCAACCCGTGTTCGAGAACCGCGTCCGATTCGCCGAGACCGACCAGCAGGGGATCGTCTTCTACGGCGAGTACTTCACCTTCCAGGACGAGACCGTGAGCGAGTTCTTCCGCGAGATCGGGTACACCTTCCAGGACATGGTCGATCGGGGCTGGCAGACCCACGTCGCGAACACCGAACTGAACTACTACGAGGCGGCCGAGTTCGGTGACGTCGTCGTCAACGAGATGCGCGTCGTCGAGTTCGGGACTGCGAGTTTCACGTCGGAGTATCGGGCCCGCCGTCGGGACGACGGACAACTCCTCGCCGACGGGACGGTCACGCACGTCGCCGTCGATCTCGAGACCGAGGAGACGACGCGGGTCCCCGACGCGTTCCGCGATGCCGTCGCCGAGTTCCAGGGTGGCCTCGAGACGATCGAGTAG
- a CDS encoding transporter — MVRISTIVILLGVGLLFVPIPPIATILGVLVILVGVALRLLTDS; from the coding sequence ATGGTCAGGATTTCGACGATCGTGATCCTCCTCGGCGTCGGACTGCTGTTCGTTCCGATTCCACCGATCGCGACGATACTCGGCGTGCTGGTGATTCTCGTCGGCGTCGCGCTCAGATTGCTCACTGATAGCTAG
- a CDS encoding ABC transporter ATP-binding protein encodes MSLLDVSGLTKRFGGLVAVDDFSLAVDRGEIVGLIGPNGSGKSTVFNCIMSSYDVTEGTIRFDGDDITDDATYEVVNRGLSRVSQESNPIDLYPVAGNIKLFTLPNSIRSFHGGASDEEIYEYAARIDLEDKLHEMPDELPHADVRRLEIAKALATDPELLLLDEPFAGMNQAEIDELAAQIERFREDGMTMVVVDHNMGGLMDLVDRVVVLNNGEKLAAGSPEAIAENERVQEAYLAGEGR; translated from the coding sequence GTGAGCCTCCTCGACGTCTCCGGCCTCACGAAGCGGTTCGGCGGACTCGTCGCCGTCGACGACTTCTCGCTGGCGGTCGATCGAGGCGAGATCGTCGGCCTGATCGGTCCGAACGGCTCGGGCAAGTCGACGGTGTTCAACTGTATCATGAGCAGCTACGACGTCACCGAGGGCACGATACGGTTCGACGGCGACGACATCACCGACGACGCGACCTACGAGGTCGTCAACAGGGGCCTCTCGCGGGTCTCCCAGGAGTCGAATCCGATCGACCTGTACCCCGTCGCCGGGAACATCAAGCTGTTCACCCTGCCGAACAGTATTCGCTCGTTCCACGGCGGGGCGAGCGACGAGGAGATCTACGAGTACGCCGCACGGATCGACCTCGAAGACAAACTCCACGAGATGCCGGACGAGTTGCCCCACGCGGACGTGCGTCGCCTCGAGATCGCGAAGGCGCTGGCGACGGACCCCGAGTTGCTGTTGCTCGACGAGCCCTTCGCCGGGATGAATCAGGCCGAGATCGACGAACTCGCGGCGCAGATCGAGCGCTTCCGCGAGGATGGGATGACGATGGTCGTCGTCGACCACAACATGGGCGGGTTGATGGACCTCGTCGACCGCGTCGTCGTGCTCAACAACGGCGAGAAACTCGCGGCTGGCTCGCCAGAAGCGATCGCCGAGAACGAACGCGTCCAGGAGGCCTACCTCGCTGGGGAGGGACGATAA
- a CDS encoding GMC family oxidoreductase produces MAQELDPVDVVTIGAGWTGGIVAKELAQEDYQVVSLERGGERETENFFTVHDELGYALRYKLMQDLSKETITFRNSVDEPALPMRRFGAFLPGTGEGGAGVHWNGQTWRFLPYDFEIQSRTIDEYGEEKIPENMQIQDWGISYEELEPYYDEFEYTAGIAGAAGNIEGEIQDAGNPYEGPRSRDYPLPPMLETPVLERFKETADDLGFEPFQAPSANLTESYTNPDGVQQGQCQYCGYCERFGCEWGAKASPITTVLPAAKETGNYELRTHSDVVELVYDEDEQRVEGVRYVDRKTDDVYEQPADVVALTAYVLNNVRLLLLSDIGEPYNPETGEGVVGKNYCYQNFGASARGFFDDEAWNLYMGAGALGASFDDLNGDNFDHEDLDFLHGGNVALNQTGDRPIANNPVPEGTPSWGSEFKEQSLDYYHSSVSVAAQGAVLPFRENYLDLDPNYTDQYGRPLLRMTFDWREQDRNLVEHIGPQLEELMEEMGADTVDATTSLEGSFDITPYQSTHNTGGAIMGEDPEESVVNNYLQCWDAHNLFIPGASAFAHNSGYNPTGTVGALAFRAAEGIQEFLDSPDLLASP; encoded by the coding sequence ATGGCGCAGGAACTCGATCCCGTCGACGTCGTGACGATCGGCGCGGGCTGGACCGGCGGCATCGTCGCCAAGGAACTCGCCCAGGAGGACTACCAGGTCGTGAGCCTCGAGCGAGGCGGCGAGCGCGAGACGGAGAACTTCTTCACGGTCCACGACGAGTTGGGCTACGCGCTGCGGTACAAGCTGATGCAGGACCTCTCGAAGGAGACGATCACCTTCAGGAACTCGGTCGACGAACCCGCCCTGCCGATGCGCCGGTTCGGCGCGTTCCTCCCCGGAACCGGCGAGGGCGGCGCGGGCGTCCACTGGAACGGCCAGACGTGGCGGTTCCTCCCGTACGACTTCGAGATCCAGTCGCGGACGATCGACGAGTACGGCGAGGAGAAGATCCCCGAGAACATGCAGATACAGGACTGGGGAATCAGCTACGAGGAACTCGAGCCGTACTACGACGAGTTCGAGTACACCGCCGGCATCGCGGGCGCCGCGGGCAACATCGAGGGCGAGATCCAGGACGCTGGTAACCCCTACGAGGGACCCCGATCGCGAGACTACCCCTTGCCACCGATGCTCGAAACGCCGGTGCTCGAGCGGTTCAAGGAGACGGCCGACGACCTCGGATTCGAGCCGTTCCAGGCTCCTTCGGCCAACCTGACGGAGTCGTACACGAACCCGGATGGCGTCCAGCAGGGCCAGTGTCAGTACTGCGGCTACTGCGAGCGGTTCGGCTGCGAGTGGGGGGCGAAGGCGTCGCCGATCACGACCGTGCTGCCGGCCGCCAAGGAGACCGGGAACTACGAGTTGCGGACCCACTCGGACGTCGTCGAACTCGTGTACGACGAGGACGAGCAGCGCGTCGAGGGCGTTCGCTACGTCGACAGGAAGACCGACGACGTGTACGAACAGCCGGCCGACGTCGTCGCGCTGACCGCCTACGTGCTGAACAACGTCCGCCTCCTGTTACTCTCGGACATCGGCGAACCGTACAACCCCGAGACGGGCGAGGGCGTCGTCGGGAAGAACTACTGTTACCAGAACTTCGGCGCCAGCGCCCGCGGGTTCTTCGACGACGAGGCGTGGAACCTCTACATGGGCGCCGGCGCGCTCGGGGCCTCGTTCGACGACCTGAACGGCGACAACTTCGATCACGAGGACCTCGACTTCCTCCACGGCGGGAACGTCGCCCTCAACCAGACCGGCGATCGACCGATCGCCAACAACCCGGTTCCCGAGGGAACCCCATCGTGGGGGTCGGAGTTCAAAGAGCAGAGTCTGGACTACTACCACAGTTCGGTGTCAGTTGCCGCCCAGGGGGCGGTGCTCCCGTTCCGGGAGAACTACCTCGACCTCGATCCGAACTACACGGACCAGTACGGCCGCCCGCTGCTGCGGATGACCTTCGACTGGCGCGAGCAGGACCGCAACCTCGTCGAGCACATCGGGCCGCAACTCGAGGAACTCATGGAGGAGATGGGCGCCGACACGGTCGACGCCACGACGTCTCTCGAGGGGAGTTTCGACATCACGCCCTACCAGTCGACCCACAACACCGGCGGTGCGATCATGGGCGAGGATCCCGAGGAATCGGTCGTGAACAACTACCTGCAGTGCTGGGATGCACACAACCTTTTCATCCCAGGCGCGTCGGCGTTCGCTCACAACAGCGGCTACAACCCGACCGGCACCGTCGGCGCGCTGGCCTTCCGTGCCGCGGAGGGGATCCAGGAGTTCCTCGACAGTCCGGACCTGCTCGCGAGTCCGTAG
- a CDS encoding branched-chain amino acid ABC transporter permease — MSEDVHRLGTLRSTVQQTILGPSGRVVARALTPIDRALQPGANHFNRLFGRYVGDVTGLQLGVLLVSLVALVAAPAWAPLLAGNYMRTLTLACIWAIFAMGWDIQSGYTGYISFGHSVLSAAAGYTTALLVVNVSPDLGLVVTIPMSILAALVVGLLIGLPSLRLSGPYFSLVTFVSVLLFYRLTIGFSETLGGENGFQAVEVFTWDFTVRYYYMLVPMLLIAVALTFVARSNVGMVLVAIRENERAVAAAGLNPTKFKLWSFALSSITMGIGGVLLAHFGGNVDPATFVVVDRSIEMIAMAVIGGMSSVLGPIGGAFLFVLLRDEVLRLWFGHSTRWLVLWFLVLLVLVFARNGLFRWFWHTVGSIGGDRE, encoded by the coding sequence ATGAGTGAAGACGTTCACCGTCTCGGAACGTTGCGCAGTACAGTCCAGCAAACGATCCTCGGCCCCAGCGGTCGAGTCGTCGCTCGCGCACTCACACCGATCGATCGGGCGCTGCAGCCCGGTGCGAATCACTTCAATCGCCTGTTCGGCCGCTACGTCGGCGACGTGACCGGGCTCCAGCTGGGCGTTCTCCTCGTTTCGCTCGTCGCGCTCGTCGCCGCCCCGGCCTGGGCGCCGTTGCTCGCGGGCAACTACATGCGAACGCTCACGCTCGCCTGCATCTGGGCGATTTTCGCCATGGGGTGGGACATCCAGAGCGGCTACACCGGCTACATCAGCTTCGGGCACTCGGTGCTGTCGGCCGCTGCCGGGTACACGACCGCACTGCTGGTCGTCAACGTCAGTCCGGACCTCGGGCTTGTGGTCACCATTCCCATGTCGATCCTCGCGGCGCTGGTGGTGGGACTCCTCATCGGGCTCCCATCGCTCCGACTGTCCGGGCCGTACTTCTCGCTCGTCACGTTCGTCTCCGTGCTCCTGTTCTACCGGTTGACGATCGGGTTCAGCGAGACACTCGGCGGCGAAAACGGGTTCCAGGCGGTCGAGGTGTTCACCTGGGACTTCACGGTGCGGTACTACTACATGCTCGTCCCGATGCTGCTCATCGCGGTCGCGTTGACGTTCGTGGCGCGGTCGAACGTCGGGATGGTGCTCGTCGCGATTCGCGAGAACGAACGCGCCGTGGCGGCTGCAGGACTCAATCCGACCAAATTCAAACTCTGGTCGTTCGCGCTGAGTTCGATCACGATGGGGATCGGCGGCGTTTTGCTCGCCCACTTCGGCGGGAACGTCGATCCCGCCACCTTCGTCGTCGTCGACCGGAGCATCGAGATGATCGCGATGGCCGTCATCGGCGGCATGAGTTCCGTCCTCGGCCCGATCGGCGGCGCGTTCCTGTTCGTGTTGCTCCGCGACGAGGTGTTGCGGCTCTGGTTCGGCCACTCGACGCGATGGCTCGTGCTCTGGTTCCTCGTCCTGCTGGTCCTCGTGTTCGCCCGGAACGGCCTGTTCCGCTGGTTCTGGCACACCGTCGGCTCGATCGGAGGTGATCGCGAGTGA
- a CDS encoding N-acyl homoserine lactonase family protein gives MVDATVTPIDRGTITTDFNHIVEGYTLGTAANPNPDVTMGDGPVYNLVIDHPEGTILWDTGSHPEADSGHWPAELYAAFEHTGLRPIEDDLAEAGYAVGDIDYVIQTHLHLDHAGGLYAFEDTETPIFVHEEELKYAYYSAKTGAGSDAYVAGDFDRNLNWEIVHGTREQHFEDLEFVHLPGHTPGLLGVRLDLDDAGTVIFAGDQAYVRANYDDEHPMGGDLLWSKRAWYESLRLLKDEERRHDARIVCGHDADDLAALQDGL, from the coding sequence ATGGTCGACGCAACCGTCACGCCGATCGATCGGGGCACGATCACCACCGACTTCAACCACATCGTCGAGGGCTACACGCTGGGCACGGCGGCCAACCCCAATCCGGACGTGACGATGGGCGACGGCCCCGTCTACAACCTCGTGATCGACCACCCCGAGGGGACGATCCTCTGGGACACTGGCTCCCACCCCGAGGCGGATTCGGGGCACTGGCCGGCCGAGCTGTACGCGGCCTTCGAACACACGGGCCTCCGGCCGATCGAGGACGACCTCGCGGAGGCGGGCTACGCCGTGGGGGACATCGATTACGTGATCCAGACTCACCTCCACCTCGACCACGCGGGCGGCCTGTACGCCTTCGAGGACACGGAGACGCCGATCTTCGTCCACGAAGAAGAACTCAAATACGCCTACTACAGCGCCAAGACCGGCGCGGGCAGCGACGCGTACGTGGCGGGGGACTTCGACCGGAACCTGAACTGGGAGATCGTCCACGGAACCCGCGAACAGCACTTCGAGGACCTCGAGTTCGTCCACCTTCCCGGACACACGCCGGGACTGCTCGGCGTGCGACTCGACCTCGACGACGCCGGGACCGTGATCTTCGCCGGCGATCAGGCCTACGTGCGGGCGAACTACGACGACGAACACCCCATGGGCGGGGACCTGCTGTGGAGCAAACGGGCCTGGTACGAGAGCCTGCGCCTGCTAAAAGACGAGGAGCGCCGTCACGACGCCCGGATCGTTTGCGGGCACGACGCCGACGACCTCGCGGCGTTACAGGACGGACTCTGA
- a CDS encoding gluconate 2-dehydrogenase subunit 3 family protein: MQVGGRLAVFGIAAPAEGAFDPERFDVAPMQEVEEVEVEEQGLEYFTIQQARVVRDLTGRIYPSDENGPGAPEAGVVYFIDDQMNSAWGRGERWYMQGPFAGKDPTDPFEDDPEEPEDVDPEVDVPWAETNPSETQGWQYSLTPNEAYDQGIWAVEEYSQAEYDADSFTDLDDEQQDEVVAALEDDEVDAFDETDLDAGGFFLLLRQNTLEGMFSDPMYGGNREMIGWRLKGFPGTPGALGSYRGALEEGEYIELEEGDYRKLADDVESLEIGGENDQPANDQSEAGHAHVHDAAGADYPNIVDEAAARGDAEADVTSADLDEEAADGVDR; the protein is encoded by the coding sequence ATGCAGGTCGGGGGCAGGCTGGCCGTATTCGGAATCGCGGCGCCGGCGGAGGGCGCGTTCGATCCGGAGCGATTCGACGTCGCGCCGATGCAGGAGGTCGAAGAAGTCGAGGTCGAGGAGCAGGGGCTGGAGTACTTCACGATCCAGCAGGCGCGGGTGGTCCGCGACCTGACGGGACGGATCTATCCGTCCGACGAGAACGGACCGGGTGCGCCGGAGGCCGGCGTCGTCTACTTCATCGACGACCAGATGAACTCGGCCTGGGGCCGGGGGGAACGGTGGTACATGCAGGGACCGTTCGCCGGAAAGGATCCGACCGATCCGTTCGAGGACGATCCGGAAGAGCCGGAAGACGTCGACCCCGAGGTGGACGTCCCCTGGGCGGAGACGAACCCCTCGGAGACGCAGGGGTGGCAGTACTCGCTCACGCCGAACGAGGCCTACGATCAGGGTATCTGGGCCGTCGAGGAGTACTCGCAAGCGGAGTACGACGCGGACTCGTTTACGGACCTGGACGACGAGCAGCAGGACGAAGTCGTCGCTGCGCTCGAGGACGACGAAGTAGACGCCTTCGACGAGACGGACCTCGACGCAGGCGGGTTCTTCCTCCTCCTGCGACAGAACACTCTCGAGGGGATGTTCTCCGATCCCATGTACGGCGGCAACCGGGAGATGATCGGCTGGCGACTGAAGGGATTCCCAGGCACGCCGGGCGCGCTCGGCAGTTACAGGGGAGCGCTCGAGGAGGGCGAGTACATCGAACTCGAAGAGGGTGATTACCGAAAACTGGCCGACGACGTGGAGTCGCTGGAGATCGGCGGCGAGAACGATCAGCCGGCGAACGATCAGAGCGAGGCGGGACACGCCCACGTCCACGATGCTGCCGGGGCGGACTACCCGAACATCGTCGACGAGGCGGCCGCACGCGGCGACGCCGAGGCCGACGTCACCAGCGCGGATCTGGACGAAGAGGCCGCCGACGGGGTTGATCGATGA
- a CDS encoding ABC transporter ATP-binding protein: MSDTVLDIQDLNVYYGKSHALKGISLSIDRGEIYGVIGPNGAGKTTMLNAIAGFVDYDGTVTYDGTDLATRRSQEIVRDGLIYCTEDRDLFPFFSVHENLLMGAQFRDDRDAVQADLDMVYDLFPRLDERREQEAETMSGGEQQMLALGRALMSDPDLLMLDEPTLGLAPVIIEDIGNALETLQENDDLTILLAEQNSTFALRHAERLSLIETGEIELVGTSDEFHDNEYVREAYVGVH; this comes from the coding sequence ATGTCCGACACAGTCCTCGATATTCAGGATCTGAACGTTTACTACGGCAAGTCACACGCACTGAAAGGGATCTCCCTGTCGATCGACCGCGGAGAGATCTACGGCGTGATCGGTCCGAACGGCGCCGGCAAGACGACGATGCTGAACGCCATCGCCGGATTCGTCGACTACGACGGAACGGTGACGTACGACGGCACGGACCTGGCCACGAGACGGTCTCAGGAGATCGTCAGGGACGGCCTGATCTACTGTACCGAAGACCGGGACCTGTTCCCGTTCTTCTCGGTCCACGAGAACCTGCTGATGGGTGCGCAGTTCCGCGACGATCGCGACGCGGTCCAGGCGGACCTCGACATGGTCTACGACCTGTTCCCGCGGCTCGACGAACGCCGCGAACAGGAGGCGGAGACCATGAGCGGCGGCGAACAGCAGATGCTCGCCCTCGGCCGGGCGCTCATGAGCGATCCGGACCTGCTGATGCTCGACGAACCGACCCTCGGGCTCGCTCCGGTCATCATCGAGGACATCGGCAACGCGCTCGAGACGCTCCAGGAGAACGACGACCTGACGATCCTGCTCGCCGAGCAGAACTCGACGTTCGCGTTGCGCCACGCCGAACGGCTCTCCCTGATCGAGACCGGGGAGATCGAACTCGTCGGCACCTCCGACGAGTTCCACGACAACGAGTACGTCCGCGAGGCCTACGTCGGCGTTCACTGA